A single Carnobacterium alterfunditum DSM 5972 DNA region contains:
- the dapA gene encoding 4-hydroxy-tetrahydrodipicolinate synthase: MDLKKARIITAMTTPFNEQGSVDYGKLEKLIDFLLENGTEGLVVGGTTGESPTLAHEEKVALYRKTVELTAGRVPIIVGTGSFNTAETIAFTKEVENIAGIDAALVVVPYYSKPNQAGLYAHFEAVAASTTLPIIIYNVPGRTSVSIDPETTIKLSTIKNIIGVKECLGLDAVSEEIKRTSEDFLVYTGEDGNAFPAKCIGATGVISVASHVLGNEISKMYDFLETGSLAEAAQIHRDLVPKMNSLFSVPSPAPVKLVLNHLGINVGGVRLPLVACTKEEEEVILKSLNLKK, translated from the coding sequence ATGGATTTAAAAAAAGCTCGCATTATAACAGCTATGACAACTCCATTTAATGAACAAGGATCGGTTGATTATGGGAAATTAGAAAAATTGATCGATTTCTTGCTTGAAAATGGAACCGAAGGATTAGTTGTGGGAGGAACAACTGGAGAATCTCCTACACTAGCTCATGAGGAAAAAGTAGCATTATATCGTAAAACAGTTGAACTAACAGCAGGACGTGTTCCAATCATTGTCGGTACAGGATCATTTAATACGGCTGAAACGATTGCTTTTACAAAAGAGGTTGAAAACATTGCTGGCATCGATGCAGCACTAGTAGTGGTTCCCTATTACAGTAAACCCAATCAAGCTGGTTTATACGCTCATTTTGAAGCGGTGGCGGCTAGTACAACCCTACCAATCATTATTTATAATGTTCCTGGTCGTACGAGTGTGTCTATTGATCCTGAGACGACGATCAAACTTTCCACTATTAAAAATATCATTGGTGTGAAAGAATGTTTAGGTCTAGATGCTGTAAGTGAAGAAATCAAAAGAACTTCTGAAGATTTCTTAGTCTATACTGGTGAAGATGGAAATGCTTTTCCTGCAAAATGTATCGGGGCTACTGGTGTGATTTCTGTAGCTAGTCATGTTTTAGGGAATGAAATCTCTAAAATGTACGATTTTTTAGAAACAGGCTCTTTGGCTGAAGCGGCACAGATACACCGTGATTTGGTTCCAAAAATGAATAGTTTGTTCAGCGTCCCATCTCCGGCACCGGTTAAATTGGTACTAAATCATTTAGGAATTAATGTAGGCGGTGTAAGATTGCCGTTAGTGGCTTGTACGAAAGAAGAAGAAGAAGTTATATTGAAATCATTAAATTTAAAAAAATAA
- a CDS encoding alpha/beta hydrolase yields MKSRYKILIASLVLLVLILLGGLFLVHNKTYQPLSEALKEARSTNQYTVKETQESIIFYPLNDQQETSILFYQGGLVEEKSYSTIAAKLAAKGYPVYLVKHTLNLAVTDKNKASAIIAEEKIENYVIGGHSLGGVMASQFANQSSSKQLKGVFLLASYTDEKNRLDDLPISVISIIGSNDGLIDNQAYQSGKDYLPDSTSFHTIKGGNHAGFGDYGNQEGDKPASILPEEQQEETVKLLTEWLKSIEVN; encoded by the coding sequence ATGAAGTCTAGATACAAAATTTTAATTGCTAGTTTAGTTCTGTTAGTGCTGATTCTTTTAGGTGGTCTATTTTTAGTGCACAACAAGACTTACCAGCCTTTAAGTGAAGCTTTAAAAGAAGCTCGATCTACCAATCAATACACAGTCAAGGAAACGCAAGAATCGATTATTTTTTACCCATTGAATGATCAACAGGAAACTTCTATCCTATTTTACCAAGGAGGTCTAGTAGAAGAAAAAAGTTATAGCACGATTGCGGCTAAGCTTGCCGCGAAAGGTTATCCTGTTTATTTGGTTAAACATACATTGAACCTTGCTGTTACCGATAAAAATAAAGCGAGTGCTATTATCGCTGAAGAAAAAATTGAAAACTATGTTATAGGTGGCCATTCCTTAGGTGGTGTCATGGCTAGCCAGTTTGCAAATCAATCAAGTTCTAAACAATTAAAGGGTGTTTTTTTATTGGCCAGCTACACCGATGAAAAAAATCGGCTAGATGATCTGCCTATATCAGTTATCTCGATTATTGGTTCTAATGATGGACTGATTGATAATCAGGCTTATCAATCAGGGAAAGATTACTTACCTGACTCCACTTCGTTTCATACTATTAAAGGCGGAAACCATGCCGGATTTGGTGATTATGGAAACCAAGAAGGCGATAAACCTGCCAGCATCTTACCTGAAGAACAGCAAGAAGAAACTGTTAAACTATTAACGGAATGGCTAAAATCAATCGAAGTAAACTAA
- a CDS encoding quaternary amine ABC transporter ATP-binding protein, translating to MSKITIENVTKVFGKKTTQALELLDQQKSKQEIFKETGVTVGVDDVSFTVEEGEIFVIMGLSGSGKSTLVRMFNRLIDPTKGNIYIDNENLSTMDKKALRQVRREKMSMVFQNFGLFPHRTILENTEYGLEIQGMEKAEREQKAQKALDNAGLGDYKDQFPNQLSGGMQQRVGLARALANDPEILLMDEAFSALDPLIRREMQDELIELQSNVKKTIIFITHDLNEALRIGDKIALMKDGSIVQIGSPEEILTHPANDYVEKFIEDVDRSKVLTAENIMQRPETLNIKNHGPRFALEQMRKQGISSMLVVDSQRNLLGYITAEDASAARKKNIETIDSILKVDIPTVTRTTSMNDIFTVIHDSTTPVAVVDEGKLVGIIVRGAVIAALAGESEVLENV from the coding sequence TTGTCAAAAATAACTATTGAAAATGTAACAAAAGTTTTTGGTAAAAAAACAACGCAAGCCTTAGAACTGTTAGATCAACAGAAATCTAAGCAAGAAATATTTAAAGAAACTGGGGTCACTGTTGGAGTCGATGATGTTAGTTTTACGGTTGAAGAGGGTGAGATTTTTGTTATTATGGGATTATCCGGTAGTGGGAAATCAACTCTTGTTCGAATGTTCAATCGTCTGATTGATCCAACTAAAGGAAATATTTATATAGATAATGAAAACTTATCTACTATGGATAAGAAAGCATTGCGTCAAGTACGAAGAGAAAAAATGAGTATGGTTTTCCAAAATTTTGGTCTTTTCCCTCATCGGACTATTCTAGAAAATACCGAATACGGATTAGAAATTCAAGGTATGGAAAAAGCTGAAAGAGAACAAAAAGCTCAAAAAGCTTTAGATAATGCAGGATTAGGCGATTATAAAGATCAATTCCCTAATCAATTATCCGGTGGAATGCAGCAAAGAGTTGGATTAGCACGTGCTTTAGCTAATGATCCTGAAATTTTATTAATGGACGAAGCGTTCTCAGCATTAGATCCTTTGATCCGTCGTGAAATGCAAGATGAATTAATCGAGCTTCAATCCAATGTTAAAAAAACCATTATCTTCATTACTCATGATTTAAATGAAGCTTTAAGAATAGGCGATAAAATTGCCTTAATGAAAGATGGATCAATTGTACAAATTGGTTCACCTGAAGAAATATTAACTCACCCTGCAAATGATTACGTTGAAAAATTCATTGAAGACGTTGATCGTTCTAAAGTATTGACAGCCGAAAATATTATGCAACGTCCGGAGACTTTAAATATTAAAAATCACGGACCACGCTTTGCACTAGAGCAAATGCGTAAACAAGGAATATCAAGTATGCTAGTTGTAGATAGCCAACGCAATCTTTTAGGCTATATCACAGCTGAAGATGCTTCAGCTGCTCGTAAGAAAAATATTGAAACAATTGATAGTATCCTTAAAGTTGATATCCCCACTGTTACTAGAACAACATCAATGAATGATATCTTTACAGTTATTCATGATTCAACTACACCAGTGGCAGTTGTCGATGAAGGTAAATTAGTTGGTATTATTGTCAGAGGTGCTGTAATAGCCGCTCTTGCAGGAGAAAGTGAGGTCCTTGAAAATGTCTAG
- a CDS encoding aspartate-semialdehyde dehydrogenase yields the protein MNGYTIAVVGATGAVGTKMIQMLEQATFPIKSVKFLASKRSAGKKLLFKGKEVEIQETTAKSFENVDIALFSAGGSISKQFAPEAVKCGAVVIDNTSAYRMDPDVPLVVPEVNEEAIRSHKGIIANPNCSTIQLMVALEPIRKQYGLDRIIVSTYQAVSGAGIYAINEMKEQAQHMLNGEPYEAAILPSGGDKKHFPIAFNALPQIDLFAEDGYTFEELKMINETKKIMGDNKIKVSATCVRIPVVSGHSESVYIEVKEDGTSVTAIQEILRNAPGVVLQDDPANQIYPTALEAEGKKETFVGRIRKDRDEDKGYHMWIVSDNLLKGAAWNSVQIAESLYKLGLIKERN from the coding sequence ATGAATGGATATACGATTGCAGTTGTGGGAGCAACTGGAGCGGTAGGAACAAAAATGATTCAAATGTTGGAACAAGCTACTTTTCCAATAAAAAGTGTGAAATTTTTAGCTTCTAAAAGATCTGCTGGAAAAAAGTTACTTTTTAAGGGTAAAGAAGTAGAAATTCAAGAAACAACAGCTAAATCTTTTGAAAATGTTGATATTGCATTATTTAGTGCGGGCGGATCAATTTCAAAACAATTTGCTCCTGAAGCTGTAAAATGCGGTGCAGTTGTCATTGATAATACAAGCGCATATAGAATGGATCCAGATGTTCCTTTAGTCGTTCCAGAAGTAAACGAAGAGGCTATCCGTTCTCACAAAGGGATCATAGCTAATCCAAACTGTTCTACTATACAATTAATGGTCGCATTAGAACCTATTCGTAAGCAATATGGATTAGACCGTATCATCGTTTCGACTTATCAAGCAGTCAGCGGGGCAGGTATTTATGCGATTAACGAAATGAAAGAGCAAGCACAACACATGCTAAATGGTGAACCATATGAAGCAGCTATTTTACCATCGGGCGGGGATAAAAAACATTTTCCAATTGCTTTTAATGCTTTACCTCAAATTGATTTATTTGCTGAAGATGGCTATACATTTGAAGAGTTAAAAATGATCAATGAAACGAAAAAAATTATGGGTGATAACAAAATAAAAGTTTCTGCAACATGTGTTCGTATTCCAGTTGTTTCAGGGCATTCAGAATCCGTATACATTGAAGTGAAAGAAGATGGAACTAGCGTAACGGCTATCCAAGAAATTTTGAGAAATGCTCCTGGTGTAGTGCTTCAAGATGATCCAGCTAACCAAATTTATCCAACAGCCTTGGAAGCAGAAGGCAAGAAAGAAACTTTTGTTGGAAGAATACGAAAAGATAGAGACGAAGACAAAGGTTATCATATGTGGATCGTTTCTGATAACTTATTAAAGGGTGCAGCTTGGAATTCTGTTCAAATAGCTGAAAGTTTATACAAACTAGGATTGATCAAAGAAAGAAACTAA
- a CDS encoding ribonuclease J: MSTIKIIPLGGVRENGKNMYAVEVDEDIFVLDCGLMYPETELLGIDVVIPDFSYLEENRNRVTGVFLTHGHEDAIGALPYFLQKFDVPVFGTELTIAFAKLFVEKDSQVSTFDDYHIIDENTEIEFGDVIASFFRTTHTIPDSVGIALKTTEGSIVYTGDFKFDQSAKPMYQSNLSRIADIGKDNVLALLSDSSEAESPVENISDLKVAEEVLDTFQNANGRIIVASVASNILRIQQVLDAAQKSHKKIFITGSNLEKIVQIAMQLNKLQLPSEDLIVPVADIEKYDDQQIVVLETGATGEPIKTLSRMAKGKHTQVNIKEGDLVYIVTSPSTAMEVTVAQTENLIYRAGGTVKHISDNLKASGHATPNDLKLMINLIKPTYFIPVQGQYRMLSAHAKLAHEVGMSYKNIFIPGKGDIMEYKNNRMHVAGQVTVGNTMVDGIGIGDIGNIVLRDRKLLSEDGIFVAVVTINRRKSKIISGPEVMTRGFVYVKDNTDLVNQSNEIIRKVVEENLSRKEFEWSRLKQEIRDALNKHLFEQTRRRPVILPIIMETSSRNRRN, translated from the coding sequence ATGAGTACAATAAAAATTATCCCACTAGGTGGCGTGCGCGAAAATGGAAAAAATATGTATGCTGTTGAAGTGGACGAAGACATATTCGTTTTAGACTGTGGATTGATGTATCCTGAAACAGAATTACTAGGAATAGATGTAGTCATTCCTGACTTTAGTTATTTAGAAGAAAATAGAAATCGTGTTACTGGAGTATTTCTAACACATGGACATGAAGACGCAATTGGAGCATTGCCTTATTTTCTTCAAAAATTTGATGTTCCCGTATTTGGAACTGAACTAACGATAGCATTTGCAAAGTTATTTGTTGAAAAAGATAGTCAAGTAAGTACATTTGATGACTACCACATTATTGATGAAAATACTGAGATAGAATTTGGTGATGTAATTGCCAGTTTCTTCAGAACAACCCATACTATTCCTGATTCTGTTGGGATAGCTCTTAAAACAACTGAAGGAAGCATCGTTTATACAGGCGATTTTAAATTCGACCAAAGTGCTAAACCAATGTACCAAAGTAATTTATCCCGTATTGCTGATATCGGAAAAGACAATGTTTTAGCATTATTAAGCGATTCAAGCGAAGCTGAAAGTCCGGTTGAGAATATAAGTGATTTGAAAGTAGCAGAAGAAGTATTGGATACATTCCAAAATGCTAACGGCCGTATCATTGTTGCAAGCGTAGCGAGCAATATTTTGCGTATTCAACAAGTATTAGACGCTGCTCAAAAATCGCATAAAAAGATTTTTATCACTGGGAGTAATCTTGAAAAAATCGTTCAAATTGCAATGCAGTTGAATAAGCTTCAATTGCCAAGTGAAGATCTAATCGTCCCTGTAGCAGACATTGAAAAATACGATGATCAACAGATAGTTGTTTTGGAAACAGGAGCTACTGGTGAGCCTATTAAGACCTTATCGCGCATGGCGAAAGGGAAGCACACTCAAGTGAATATAAAAGAGGGCGACTTAGTTTATATCGTAACAAGCCCATCAACTGCAATGGAAGTAACCGTTGCCCAAACAGAAAATTTGATTTATCGAGCAGGCGGAACGGTAAAACATATTTCAGATAATTTGAAAGCATCTGGTCATGCTACTCCTAATGATTTAAAATTAATGATCAACTTGATCAAACCAACTTATTTCATTCCGGTTCAAGGACAATATCGTATGCTTTCTGCACACGCAAAACTTGCACATGAAGTAGGAATGTCATACAAAAATATTTTTATTCCAGGTAAAGGCGACATCATGGAATACAAAAATAACCGTATGCATGTAGCAGGTCAAGTGACTGTTGGTAATACGATGGTCGATGGTATTGGAATAGGCGATATTGGGAATATTGTTTTACGCGATCGTAAATTGCTATCAGAAGATGGTATATTCGTAGCGGTAGTTACTATTAATCGCAGAAAGAGTAAAATTATCTCAGGTCCTGAAGTTATGACTAGAGGGTTTGTATATGTTAAAGATAATACTGATTTAGTCAATCAAAGCAATGAGATTATTAGAAAAGTAGTCGAAGAGAATTTAAGCCGAAAAGAATTTGAATGGAGTCGTCTCAAACAAGAAATTAGAGATGCTTTAAATAAACATCTTTTTGAACAAACACGTAGACGTCCAGTTATTCTACCAATTATTATGGAAACAAGTTCACGTAACCGCAGAAATTAA
- the pnp gene encoding polyribonucleotide nucleotidyltransferase, which yields MTEKQVFTKEWAGRTLTVEVGQLAKQANGATLIRYDDTVVLTAAVASKKAKDVDFFPLTVNYDEKMYSIGKIPGGFIKREARPSENATLTARLIDRPIRPMFAEGFRNEVQITNTVMSVDRNCSPTFSAMFGSSLSLAISDIPFNGPIASVDVGRVDGEYIINPTVEQEALSDIHLTVAGTKEAINMVESGAAEVSEEDMLGALMFGHRAIQELVAFQEEIVAVVGKEKMVIQLLQIDEELEKEVNDAFQAKMVAAIQTEEKLAREENIEDTKDEAKAFYEEKYQENAEIKRINKEVKQIVEDMEKNEVRRLITVDKIRPDGRKIDEIRSLASEIGLLPRAHGSGLFTRGQTQALSIATLAPLGEHQIIDGLGVENSKRFIHHYNFPQYSVGSTGPARGPGRREIGHGALGERALSQVIPSEEDFPYMIRLVAEVLESNGSSSQASICAGTLALMDAGVPIKAPVAGIAMGLVKEGENYTVLTDIQGLEDHLGDMDFKVAGTSKGITALQMDIKIEGITEQILEEALTQAKKARMEILNELTSTIAEPHEELSAYAPKIEMMQIKPEKIKVVIGRGGDQINSIIDETGVKIDIDQEGNISIASEDASMIKRAKEIIDELTKDIEVGKVYSGKVKRIEKFGAFVDIAKGKDGLVHISELANERVAKVEDVISLGEQFDVKVIEIDKQGRINLSRKVLLESEEK from the coding sequence ATGACAGAGAAACAAGTTTTTACTAAAGAATGGGCAGGACGTACATTAACAGTTGAGGTTGGGCAATTAGCAAAACAAGCTAATGGAGCGACTTTGATTCGCTATGATGATACTGTCGTGTTAACTGCAGCAGTAGCTAGTAAAAAAGCGAAAGATGTCGATTTCTTTCCTTTGACTGTAAATTACGATGAAAAAATGTATTCAATTGGTAAAATCCCGGGTGGGTTCATTAAAAGAGAAGCACGTCCAAGTGAAAATGCTACTTTAACGGCTCGATTAATTGACCGTCCAATTCGTCCAATGTTTGCAGAAGGATTTCGTAATGAAGTTCAAATCACAAATACAGTCATGTCAGTAGACCGCAATTGTTCACCAACCTTTTCAGCAATGTTTGGTTCTTCTTTGTCACTTGCTATTTCTGACATTCCGTTTAATGGTCCTATTGCAAGTGTTGATGTAGGTCGTGTAGATGGAGAATATATTATCAATCCAACTGTTGAACAAGAAGCATTATCTGACATTCATTTAACTGTTGCAGGCACAAAAGAGGCCATTAATATGGTTGAAAGTGGAGCCGCTGAAGTTTCTGAAGAAGATATGTTAGGTGCTTTGATGTTTGGGCATAGAGCGATCCAAGAATTAGTTGCTTTCCAAGAGGAAATTGTAGCTGTTGTTGGGAAAGAAAAAATGGTTATCCAATTGTTGCAGATCGATGAAGAGTTAGAAAAAGAAGTAAATGACGCTTTTCAAGCTAAGATGGTAGCAGCTATCCAAACAGAAGAAAAATTAGCTCGTGAAGAAAATATTGAAGATACTAAAGACGAAGCAAAGGCTTTTTATGAGGAAAAATATCAAGAAAATGCTGAAATTAAACGGATCAATAAAGAAGTAAAACAAATTGTTGAAGACATGGAAAAAAATGAAGTGCGCCGTTTAATTACAGTCGATAAAATCAGACCAGATGGTCGTAAAATCGATGAGATCCGTTCTTTAGCTTCAGAAATTGGGCTTTTACCAAGAGCACATGGATCCGGTTTGTTCACACGTGGACAAACGCAAGCCTTGTCTATAGCGACTCTAGCTCCATTAGGCGAACATCAAATTATTGATGGTCTTGGAGTTGAAAACAGCAAACGATTTATCCATCATTACAATTTCCCACAGTATTCTGTTGGAAGTACCGGCCCCGCACGTGGACCAGGTCGTAGAGAAATTGGACATGGAGCATTAGGAGAACGCGCTTTATCACAAGTTATTCCAAGTGAAGAAGATTTCCCTTACATGATTCGCTTAGTTGCTGAAGTTCTTGAATCAAACGGTTCTTCATCGCAAGCAAGTATTTGTGCCGGAACATTAGCTTTAATGGATGCTGGTGTACCAATCAAGGCTCCTGTAGCTGGAATCGCAATGGGTCTTGTTAAAGAGGGCGAAAATTATACTGTCTTAACTGATATTCAAGGATTAGAAGACCACTTAGGCGATATGGACTTTAAAGTAGCGGGTACAAGCAAGGGAATTACTGCTCTTCAAATGGACATCAAAATTGAAGGTATCACGGAACAAATTTTAGAAGAAGCATTAACGCAGGCTAAAAAAGCTAGAATGGAAATTCTGAATGAATTGACGTCTACAATTGCTGAGCCGCATGAAGAATTAAGTGCATATGCTCCTAAAATTGAAATGATGCAAATCAAACCTGAAAAAATCAAAGTTGTTATTGGCCGCGGTGGCGATCAAATCAATTCAATCATTGATGAAACCGGCGTTAAAATTGATATAGACCAAGAAGGAAATATCAGTATCGCATCTGAAGATGCATCAATGATCAAACGTGCCAAAGAAATTATTGATGAATTGACAAAAGACATTGAAGTTGGAAAAGTTTACTCAGGAAAAGTGAAACGAATTGAAAAATTTGGGGCATTTGTTGATATTGCTAAAGGAAAAGATGGATTAGTCCATATTTCTGAATTAGCAAATGAACGTGTTGCCAAAGTCGAAGATGTTATCTCTCTAGGCGAACAATTTGATGTTAAAGTTATTGAAATCGATAAACAAGGAAGAATCAATCTTTCTCGTAAAGTGTTATTGGAAAGTGAAGAAAAATAA
- the thiT gene encoding energy-coupled thiamine transporter ThiT, producing the protein MNNDRLRVWIEGTIFAALAIVLSMIPTNIGTGFTVSLGMIPLTLFAFRHGFLAASAAGFLWGILHFLMGTASILHPLQGFIEYFIAFAFVGFAGVVKRPLLSAFENNNRVKQYQFIVIGTIIGTIARFFWHFVAGYYFWGSYAPEGMNPLWYSFIANGGSALATGIATSIVLVIIAKTTPTLFLKK; encoded by the coding sequence TTGAATAATGATCGATTACGCGTTTGGATAGAAGGAACGATATTTGCTGCTTTAGCCATTGTATTATCAATGATTCCAACAAATATTGGAACAGGTTTTACTGTTTCTTTAGGAATGATCCCATTAACGTTATTTGCTTTTAGACATGGCTTTTTAGCAGCGTCCGCAGCCGGATTTCTCTGGGGCATATTACATTTTCTGATGGGGACTGCTAGTATTTTACATCCACTGCAAGGATTTATAGAATATTTTATTGCTTTTGCATTTGTTGGGTTTGCAGGTGTCGTCAAAAGGCCCTTGCTTAGTGCCTTCGAAAACAATAATAGGGTCAAACAGTATCAATTCATTGTAATAGGAACAATTATTGGTACAATTGCTCGTTTTTTCTGGCATTTCGTTGCAGGTTATTATTTTTGGGGAAGCTATGCTCCAGAAGGCATGAATCCGCTATGGTACTCTTTTATTGCGAATGGAGGAAGTGCGCTAGCCACTGGGATCGCAACAAGTATAGTATTAGTTATCATAGCTAAAACTACGCCAACTTTATTTTTGAAAAAATAA
- a CDS encoding HD domain-containing protein, giving the protein MLSKVQKIIIKDTEEYVFQLLKDDASGHDWWHIDRVRKLAKNIAENELEDINLFVCEMAALLHDVADGKLNNTEAEGEKKVRNWLSQYRLTKKESQQIMEIILHLSYKGGTNKVVLSSIEGRIVQDADRLDAMGAIGIARTMAYSGSKNRLIHDPAKKARDHLTIEEYRSGEDTAIMHFYEKLLRLKNEMNTTVGEQLAEKRHSYMEDYLKEFYAEWDGER; this is encoded by the coding sequence ATGTTGTCAAAGGTGCAGAAAATAATAATAAAGGATACTGAAGAATATGTCTTTCAATTGCTAAAAGATGATGCTAGTGGCCATGATTGGTGGCATATCGATCGTGTCAGAAAGCTAGCTAAAAATATAGCTGAAAACGAACTAGAAGACATAAACCTCTTTGTCTGTGAAATGGCGGCTCTTTTGCATGATGTAGCAGATGGGAAGTTAAATAATACAGAAGCTGAAGGAGAAAAGAAAGTTAGAAATTGGCTATCACAGTATCGATTGACTAAAAAAGAAAGTCAGCAAATAATGGAAATTATTCTTCATCTATCTTATAAGGGTGGAACAAATAAAGTAGTCTTATCTTCTATAGAAGGGAGAATCGTTCAAGATGCAGATCGTCTAGATGCAATGGGCGCAATTGGGATTGCACGAACGATGGCCTATTCTGGGTCGAAAAATCGTTTGATTCATGACCCAGCAAAAAAAGCACGTGACCATCTTACAATAGAAGAATATCGTTCTGGCGAAGATACTGCTATTATGCATTTTTATGAAAAATTATTAAGATTAAAAAATGAAATGAATACAACTGTTGGGGAACAACTAGCAGAAAAAAGGCACAGTTATATGGAAGATTATTTGAAAGAATTTTACGCTGAATGGGATGGAGAAAGATAA
- a CDS encoding GNAT family N-acetyltransferase — MNGIEELILIEATVGDIPMIENYVIEKNPYTVTPIDGMTESLHEYKKYPILILDKDKMVGFFILQTGESILNYTSNPHAILLKDHSVDKRYQKRGYGKLSMEKLPEFIKKHFSSINEVILLIDYDNIGGQMMYLKSGFKDTKNRVKDLNGYKFIYSKIIIN; from the coding sequence ATGAATGGAATAGAAGAACTTATATTAATAGAGGCGACTGTAGGCGATATTCCTATGATAGAAAATTATGTGATAGAAAAAAATCCTTATACAGTGACACCAATAGATGGGATGACGGAAAGTTTACATGAATATAAAAAATACCCGATTTTAATTTTAGATAAAGATAAAATGGTGGGTTTTTTTATTCTTCAAACAGGAGAATCCATTCTAAACTATACTTCAAATCCTCATGCAATCTTATTAAAAGACCATTCAGTTGATAAACGTTATCAAAAAAGAGGCTATGGAAAATTATCAATGGAAAAATTGCCTGAATTTATAAAAAAACATTTCTCTTCTATTAATGAGGTTATTTTATTGATTGATTATGATAACATTGGCGGACAAATGATGTATTTAAAATCAGGGTTTAAGGATACTAAAAATAGAGTGAAAGATTTAAATGGGTACAAGTTTATCTATTCTAAAATCATAATAAACTAA
- the rpsO gene encoding 30S ribosomal protein S15 translates to MSISKERKNEIIKEYAIHEGDTGSPEVQVAVLTAEINHLNEHARVHKKDHHSYRGLMKKIGHRRNLLAYLRNKDITRYRELIQRLGLRR, encoded by the coding sequence ATGTCAATTTCTAAAGAACGCAAAAATGAGATCATCAAGGAATACGCAATTCATGAAGGAGACACAGGTTCTCCCGAAGTACAAGTTGCTGTATTAACAGCTGAGATCAACCACTTAAACGAACACGCACGTGTTCACAAAAAAGACCACCATTCTTATCGTGGACTTATGAAAAAAATTGGTCACCGTCGTAACTTGCTTGCGTACTTACGCAATAAAGATATTACTCGTTACCGTGAATTGATTCAAAGATTAGGTCTACGTCGTTAA